A portion of the Paenibacillus hamazuiensis genome contains these proteins:
- a CDS encoding GMC family oxidoreductase, with protein MPKKTDYDVIIVGAGAAGGIIGRELSDAGLSVCVLERGPMIETKDVSMDELRFPIRQNLLWATPRVGGMTWRPHSRTGTEKTFSRITQLLDGWGPGGSMNHWGGASWRFEPSVFKALDVWGQIPGGAIVNWPLSYEDLEPFYTKFEYRMGVSGDASLMKYGPPRSVPYPLPPLEQGYATSHFANACRKLGYEPFPVPAGILSRDFEGRKRTGYCGFCMGYECTVDAKSSTRVTELREAMKNPNFTMLTDRYVYQITMSSSQKADGVVCLDAEGRSHEFTAGIVIVAANTLYNVWLLLMSRNVHAPGGIGNQHGQLGKYFHHHALLTVHGLFDERMNAHIGPSEPLMAITEYTEDRFEHAGLGFVMGGLILGAHTVGASGQPIEFAKAIPLPEGVPGWGPLFKDFIAHSFSRYYQILAILTDPPQLASSIDLDPHAQNGLGFPLPRITFSWSEQLRNMHRFFYPKIVEVFRAGRARTIWGGNDVQPPWELSHPSGGTRMGEDPRQSVTDRYGRIHGIRNVFVAGNSLFPTMSAFNVTETIGALAYWQAEYIKREALKGDLL; from the coding sequence ATGCCGAAAAAAACGGATTATGACGTTATTATTGTCGGAGCGGGAGCGGCCGGAGGCATTATAGGCAGGGAGCTGAGCGATGCGGGGTTGTCCGTATGCGTGTTGGAACGCGGCCCGATGATCGAAACGAAGGACGTATCGATGGATGAGCTCCGGTTTCCGATCCGGCAAAACCTGCTGTGGGCGACACCAAGGGTTGGCGGGATGACATGGCGGCCTCATTCCCGCACGGGGACGGAGAAAACATTTTCGCGCATTACCCAATTGCTCGACGGCTGGGGACCCGGGGGAAGCATGAACCACTGGGGAGGGGCAAGCTGGCGGTTCGAGCCGTCGGTATTCAAGGCGCTCGACGTTTGGGGGCAAATTCCCGGCGGCGCCATCGTGAACTGGCCGCTTTCCTATGAAGATCTGGAGCCGTTTTACACCAAATTCGAGTACCGGATGGGCGTTTCCGGAGATGCCTCGCTGATGAAGTACGGGCCGCCGAGAAGCGTGCCGTATCCGCTGCCTCCGCTGGAGCAGGGCTATGCGACGAGCCACTTTGCCAACGCGTGCAGGAAACTCGGCTATGAGCCGTTTCCGGTTCCGGCAGGCATACTTTCCCGCGATTTTGAAGGAAGGAAGCGGACGGGATACTGCGGCTTCTGCATGGGGTATGAGTGCACTGTCGACGCGAAATCCAGTACGAGAGTGACGGAGCTTCGGGAAGCGATGAAAAATCCGAATTTCACTATGCTAACGGACCGGTACGTGTATCAAATCACGATGAGCAGTTCGCAGAAAGCCGACGGGGTTGTCTGCCTGGATGCGGAAGGCAGGTCGCACGAGTTTACCGCAGGCATCGTGATCGTTGCCGCGAACACGCTGTACAATGTATGGCTGCTGCTGATGTCGCGGAACGTGCACGCCCCGGGCGGAATCGGCAATCAGCACGGGCAGCTGGGGAAATATTTCCATCACCATGCGCTGCTGACCGTACACGGATTATTCGATGAACGGATGAATGCGCACATCGGTCCTTCCGAGCCGCTGATGGCGATTACCGAATACACGGAGGACCGGTTTGAGCATGCCGGTCTCGGATTTGTCATGGGCGGTTTGATATTAGGCGCGCATACCGTCGGCGCTTCCGGGCAGCCGATCGAATTCGCCAAAGCGATCCCGCTGCCGGAAGGCGTGCCGGGCTGGGGACCTTTGTTTAAAGATTTTATCGCACATTCCTTCAGCCGGTATTACCAAATTCTTGCTATTCTTACAGACCCTCCGCAGCTTGCGAGCTCCATCGATCTCGATCCTCACGCCCAAAACGGGCTCGGCTTTCCATTGCCGAGAATTACGTTCAGCTGGAGCGAGCAGCTCCGAAATATGCATCGTTTTTTTTATCCGAAGATAGTGGAGGTATTTCGGGCGGGCCGCGCCCGAACCATATGGGGCGGAAACGATGTTCAGCCTCCCTGGGAACTGTCGCATCCGAGCGGTGGCACGCGGATGGGAGAGGACCCGCGGCAATCGGTTACCGACCGGTATGGCCGGATCCACGGCATCCGCAACGTATTTGTCGCCGGAAATTCGTTATTCCCGACCATGTCCGCCTTTAACGTGACGGAGACGATCGGCGCACTTGCCTATTGGCAGGCCGAATATATCAAACGCGAAGCGTTAAAAGGGGATTTGCTGTAA
- a CDS encoding gluconate 2-dehydrogenase subunit 3 family protein, with protein MISSEEIRMIRRLSEAIFPGAAEARVSDFIVRDMQSNPFWIDLYRAGLKDMNEKAIDLYGTQLVELAGEQLNGLLAACEQSAFFRTIREHTLEGMFSDPIYGGNYEACGWRLVGYAGPTYHPPETIGEAKPPVVYYSLEGIAYAEKNGL; from the coding sequence ATGATTTCCAGCGAAGAGATTCGAATGATCCGAAGGCTGTCGGAAGCGATTTTTCCCGGCGCAGCCGAAGCGAGGGTAAGCGATTTTATTGTCCGCGATATGCAAAGCAATCCGTTTTGGATCGATTTGTACCGCGCAGGATTAAAGGATATGAACGAAAAGGCGATTGATCTTTACGGTACGCAGCTGGTTGAGCTGGCGGGCGAACAGCTGAACGGCTTGCTGGCCGCGTGCGAACAATCGGCATTTTTTCGAACGATACGGGAGCATACGCTGGAGGGGATGTTCAGCGACCCGATTTACGGCGGCAATTACGAAGCCTGCGGATGGAGACTGGTCGGTTATGCGGGACCGACCTATCACCCGCCGGAGACGATCGGCGAAGCCAAGCCGCCGGTTGTTTATTATTCGCTGGAAGGGATAGCCTATGCCGAAAAAAACGGATTATGA
- a CDS encoding GMC oxidoreductase: protein MRIYIAGSHDTLFSVARKYRIEIERLKSLNPHISIIDKTIEGKHVLLPSERITGAKGDLTLPVCPPIPEEELLSDWIPVIPVERMAATEYDVLIVGSGAGGGAAAWRLCERWRGSEKRIGIVERGSAFLPTNVANIATMDGNNFRVYAPPQITDQIGKRLPQFPGAKLIYALGGRTLLWGAVAPRMAAHVLASWPVPVREMEMYYNIAEEIMNVSSAYTQDSSVTRILLQRLRENGFFNAAAIPIAADLAETRYGKIRSNVFFSSIVFLARALSLRPFDLAVNAYAAEVVTEGGKVAGVRVITPDKKIHLIRSKTVILSASTLQTPRILLNSGIPGKAIGRYLVNHSYLLASASVSTVGFPEPTGALGIIVPELEDRPFQLQIQGPGQFFNYQYAEKPDQSEWSIGFFGVSGHVEPRSENRVYIDPSRRDEYGIPEPQVSFSYSERDQAVIRRMYSALLQASSAMQLHSGAPNGAPDICLWQPGADNHDAGTCRMGLDPNISATNPFGQIHGVAGLYIADNSVLPSIGATNPTLSTVALSIRTADHIAKQI from the coding sequence TTGAGGATATACATCGCGGGAAGCCACGACACTCTTTTTTCCGTTGCGCGCAAATACCGGATAGAGATCGAAAGGTTAAAATCCTTAAATCCGCACATTTCGATCATCGATAAAACCATCGAAGGGAAACATGTCCTTCTCCCTTCGGAACGAATAACGGGTGCCAAGGGGGATCTCACTCTTCCCGTTTGCCCGCCCATTCCGGAGGAAGAGCTGCTTTCCGACTGGATTCCGGTCATCCCGGTCGAACGGATGGCCGCTACCGAATACGACGTTCTTATCGTCGGATCGGGGGCGGGGGGAGGAGCCGCTGCCTGGCGATTGTGCGAAAGGTGGAGGGGGAGCGAAAAGAGGATCGGAATCGTGGAGAGAGGAAGCGCGTTTTTGCCGACGAATGTCGCAAATATTGCGACCATGGACGGAAACAACTTCAGAGTGTACGCCCCTCCGCAAATTACCGACCAGATCGGAAAACGCCTTCCGCAATTTCCGGGAGCGAAGCTGATTTACGCATTGGGCGGAAGGACTTTACTGTGGGGGGCGGTTGCACCGCGGATGGCCGCTCACGTATTGGCAAGCTGGCCTGTCCCGGTCCGGGAAATGGAGATGTACTATAACATCGCCGAAGAAATTATGAACGTATCGAGCGCCTATACGCAGGATTCGTCGGTGACCCGGATTCTTCTGCAGCGTCTCAGGGAAAACGGTTTTTTCAATGCGGCCGCCATTCCAATTGCGGCCGATCTTGCGGAAACCCGGTACGGAAAGATTCGTTCCAACGTTTTCTTCAGCTCCATCGTTTTTCTGGCCAGGGCGTTAAGTCTCAGACCCTTTGATTTGGCGGTAAATGCGTACGCGGCGGAAGTCGTTACGGAAGGCGGGAAGGTGGCCGGAGTCCGGGTCATAACGCCGGATAAGAAAATTCATTTGATCAGATCGAAAACCGTCATTTTATCGGCAAGCACACTGCAAACCCCGCGCATCCTGCTGAATTCGGGCATTCCCGGAAAAGCGATCGGACGTTATCTGGTCAACCACTCCTATCTGCTTGCTTCGGCAAGCGTAAGTACTGTGGGATTCCCGGAACCGACAGGAGCGCTGGGCATTATCGTTCCTGAGCTCGAGGATCGTCCGTTTCAGCTGCAAATTCAAGGTCCCGGGCAGTTTTTTAACTACCAATATGCGGAAAAGCCGGATCAGTCCGAGTGGTCAATCGGTTTTTTCGGCGTTTCCGGCCATGTGGAACCGCGCAGCGAGAACAGAGTATACATCGACCCAAGCAGGCGGGATGAGTATGGCATCCCGGAGCCACAAGTCAGCTTCTCCTACAGCGAGCGAGATCAAGCCGTCATTCGCCGCATGTATTCCGCTTTACTTCAGGCTTCCTCGGCAATGCAGCTGCATTCGGGCGCTCCGAACGGAGCGCCGGACATTTGCCTGTGGCAGCCCGGAGCGGACAATCACGACGCCGGAACATGCCGGATGGGGCTGGATCCGAACATCTCGGCGACGAATCCGTTCGGGCAGATTCACGGGGTGGCGGGTCTGTATATTGCCGACAACAGCGTGCTGCCCTCCATCGGAGCCACCAATCCGACATTATCTACCGTCGCTTTGTCGATTCGTACGGCCGATCATATCGCGAAGCAAATCTAA
- a CDS encoding ThuA domain-containing protein produces MRVRIGSGPLFEMKPVSVTIWNEFIHERTDPQVARIYPHGIHSAIAAGIGPYGFRIRTATLEQPENGLSPEVLEQTDVLIWWGHLAHEQVSDEVVDRIHARVLQGMGLVVLHSGHRSKIFQKLMGTTCDLKWRTAGERERLWVVAPSHPIAEGIGEYIELPHEETYGEFFDIPAPEELVFIGWFQGGEVFRSGCAFSRGLGKIFYFQPGHEEYPIYYNRDVLRVIANAVRWAAAPHGALPVFGNVPPLENV; encoded by the coding sequence ATGAGAGTAAGAATTGGAAGCGGCCCGTTGTTTGAGATGAAACCTGTCAGCGTAACCATTTGGAATGAGTTTATCCATGAGCGAACAGACCCCCAGGTAGCCCGTATATATCCCCACGGCATACATTCAGCGATCGCTGCGGGCATCGGGCCGTACGGATTTCGCATCCGCACAGCCACCTTGGAGCAGCCGGAGAACGGGTTGTCACCGGAGGTTCTGGAACAAACGGACGTGTTGATCTGGTGGGGGCATTTGGCACACGAACAGGTTTCGGATGAGGTCGTCGACAGAATTCATGCCAGAGTGCTGCAAGGAATGGGACTTGTCGTCCTGCATTCCGGACATCGTTCAAAAATTTTTCAGAAGCTGATGGGAACGACATGCGATTTGAAATGGAGGACGGCCGGCGAACGGGAACGGCTGTGGGTCGTCGCTCCCTCTCATCCGATTGCCGAAGGAATCGGCGAATACATTGAATTGCCGCATGAAGAAACGTACGGGGAGTTTTTCGATATCCCCGCTCCGGAAGAACTCGTTTTTATCGGTTGGTTTCAAGGAGGGGAGGTGTTTCGCAGCGGCTGCGCTTTTTCGCGGGGGCTCGGCAAAATCTTTTACTTCCAGCCCGGACACGAGGAATATCCGATCTATTACAATAGGGACGTCTTGCGTGTCATAGCTAATGCGGTACGCTGGGCGGCGGCTCCACACGGGGCGCTTCCCGTATTCGGAAATGTTCCGCCGCTTGAGAACGTTTAA
- a CDS encoding GMC oxidoreductase, with protein sequence MNIRFHPNSGTKPADPVGMLPVCPIQPPTEPLYTWIPLTPLEQMEQNEYDVLIIGSGAGGGSVLWRLCQHWKNQRKRIGMIERGRLVIPTHARNLPTMNQDRLTAYFSGISRPLPGAGPYYPGARQLFALGGRTLFWYAFAPRMHSWDLAKWPVPVQEMESYYGVAEEVMNVTRSFAEGASFTEIVLQRLWMRGYSKAAPLPVAADIVPQFYGQLHTDMFTSSISLLSRALNLRPFDLAVNARAVQILHDNGRISGVKVVSPDKIAYTIKAKTIVLAASTFESPRLLMYSGFQNRALGRFFSNQSFVQATGTIKTTDFPIPWGPLNIMIPQSPERPYSVLMTGPESFYWYPVALERPLTDETTVNFYGYGKVEPRYENRVVLNQNKLDEYGIPEIQVIFSLNQADWNVVGQMTNGIRRIAADAGIRLGAGDGRPPICLTPFGDLHHDSGTCRIGDDPATSVADRYGRVRGVTGLYVADNSALPDTGAENQTLTTIALAIRTADIIAKT encoded by the coding sequence GTGAACATCCGGTTTCATCCGAACTCGGGAACGAAGCCGGCGGATCCGGTCGGAATGCTTCCGGTTTGCCCAATCCAACCGCCCACCGAGCCGCTTTATACGTGGATCCCCCTCACCCCCCTCGAACAGATGGAACAGAACGAATACGACGTGCTGATCATCGGTTCCGGAGCCGGCGGCGGGTCTGTTCTATGGAGATTGTGCCAGCATTGGAAAAATCAAAGAAAGCGCATCGGCATGATTGAGCGCGGCCGCCTGGTGATTCCAACGCATGCGCGCAACTTGCCGACAATGAACCAGGATCGTCTGACCGCATATTTTAGCGGCATATCCCGGCCGCTTCCAGGCGCAGGTCCTTATTACCCGGGAGCCAGGCAGCTTTTTGCACTGGGCGGCCGGACATTGTTTTGGTACGCATTTGCTCCGCGCATGCACTCATGGGACTTGGCGAAATGGCCTGTGCCGGTTCAGGAAATGGAAAGCTATTACGGGGTTGCCGAAGAAGTCATGAACGTTACAAGATCTTTTGCGGAAGGCGCTTCGTTTACGGAAATTGTGCTGCAGCGGTTGTGGATGCGGGGGTATTCCAAAGCGGCGCCTCTTCCTGTTGCTGCCGATATCGTGCCTCAGTTTTACGGCCAACTGCATACCGACATGTTCACCAGCTCCATCTCTCTTCTTTCCCGGGCGCTCAATTTAAGGCCGTTTGATCTCGCGGTTAACGCGCGAGCGGTGCAAATTCTTCACGACAATGGGAGAATTTCAGGAGTCAAAGTCGTATCCCCGGATAAAATCGCTTATACGATAAAGGCCAAAACAATCGTTTTGGCCGCAAGCACCTTTGAATCGCCACGCCTTTTGATGTATTCTGGCTTTCAAAACCGGGCGTTAGGCCGCTTTTTCTCGAATCAATCTTTCGTGCAGGCAACGGGAACGATCAAGACGACCGACTTCCCCATCCCGTGGGGCCCTCTGAACATCATGATCCCGCAATCGCCGGAAAGGCCGTATTCGGTGCTGATGACCGGCCCCGAATCGTTCTACTGGTATCCTGTTGCATTGGAAAGGCCGCTTACGGACGAGACCACGGTCAACTTTTACGGTTATGGAAAAGTAGAACCCCGCTACGAAAACCGGGTTGTTCTGAATCAAAACAAATTGGACGAATACGGCATTCCGGAGATTCAGGTCATCTTTTCCTTGAACCAGGCCGATTGGAACGTCGTCGGACAAATGACAAACGGGATACGGCGCATCGCCGCGGACGCCGGGATCCGCCTGGGTGCCGGGGACGGCAGGCCGCCCATATGCTTGACTCCTTTTGGAGATTTGCACCACGATTCGGGCACTTGCCGGATCGGAGACGACCCGGCGACTTCAGTCGCCGACCGCTACGGGCGGGTCCGCGGCGTCACCGGTCTTTATGTCGCCGACAACAGCGCTTTGCCGGATACCGGAGCGGAAAACCAGACATTGACGACCATCGCGCTCGCCATACGAACGGCGGACATTATCGCGAAAACTTGA
- a CDS encoding molybdopterin-dependent oxidoreductase — MEKRSWLKQPYGKKLAKLHGWNAWIVLLLAVTGIILWIPSIRGDLGVIRVILKWLHIALGIASIVLIGLYMPLIPKHWKQLRDKLAQRWNLAVVLALLAGWSLSGIVLWQFRQLPPAWSNAALTLHDLFTWVGLPYAAYHSISRSRWVKEARRQELLELRSREAASSGSAGRDVAHDGGDNGKENAAASVIRALKNAPISRATFIRTVIGLLLVFGIGPKFYRWLRGAFESAGTDIAAMAEGDRNRMLPAPEPSPDSANVIGGGLQGDFRIYTVTEYPEFTSESWKFAISGLVAEPQAWNWEQFLKLKRKVQVSDFHCVTGWSVYKITWEGIPLRALLDLVKVKQNARFVKMYSGDKVYTDCLSLEQARMDDVMVAVLMDGKPIPQLLGGPVRLVVPKMYAYKSVKWLQAIELTDKEHFGYWEVRGYDNDAWVPLGKDGRPV; from the coding sequence ATGGAAAAAAGAAGTTGGCTCAAGCAGCCGTATGGGAAAAAGCTCGCCAAGCTGCACGGATGGAATGCTTGGATCGTGCTGCTGCTCGCGGTCACAGGCATCATTTTATGGATTCCTTCGATCAGGGGCGATTTGGGCGTTATCCGGGTCATCCTCAAATGGCTGCATATTGCACTCGGTATCGCATCCATTGTACTGATCGGGCTGTATATGCCGCTCATCCCGAAGCATTGGAAGCAGCTGCGGGATAAGCTGGCGCAGCGGTGGAATTTGGCCGTGGTGCTTGCGCTGCTGGCCGGCTGGAGTTTATCGGGCATCGTGCTGTGGCAATTCCGCCAGCTGCCTCCGGCGTGGAGCAACGCGGCGTTGACGCTGCACGACCTGTTTACTTGGGTCGGGCTGCCTTATGCGGCGTATCATTCGATCTCCCGCAGCCGCTGGGTGAAGGAAGCCCGCCGGCAGGAGCTGCTGGAGCTTCGCAGCCGGGAAGCTGCGTCATCCGGCTCTGCCGGGAGAGATGTCGCCCATGACGGAGGGGATAACGGGAAGGAAAATGCCGCCGCTTCGGTTATTCGCGCTTTGAAAAACGCCCCTATATCAAGGGCGACATTTATTCGGACGGTCATCGGGCTGCTGCTTGTATTCGGTATCGGGCCGAAGTTTTACCGCTGGTTGAGAGGCGCTTTCGAGAGCGCCGGCACGGACATAGCCGCGATGGCGGAAGGCGACCGCAACCGGATGCTTCCTGCACCCGAGCCTTCGCCGGATTCCGCGAATGTGATCGGAGGCGGGCTGCAGGGCGACTTCCGCATATACACGGTGACGGAATATCCGGAGTTCACGAGCGAAAGCTGGAAGTTCGCCATATCCGGCCTCGTAGCCGAGCCGCAGGCGTGGAATTGGGAGCAGTTTCTGAAGCTGAAGCGCAAGGTGCAGGTGAGCGATTTTCATTGCGTAACCGGATGGTCGGTTTACAAGATCACCTGGGAAGGCATTCCGCTACGTGCGCTCCTTGATCTGGTGAAGGTGAAACAAAACGCGCGATTTGTAAAAATGTATTCCGGCGACAAGGTATACACCGATTGCCTCTCGCTGGAGCAAGCGCGGATGGACGATGTGATGGTGGCTGTACTTATGGACGGCAAGCCGATTCCGCAGCTGCTCGGAGGGCCGGTGAGGCTGGTTGTGCCGAAGATGTACGCGTACAAGTCGGTCAAATGGCTGCAGGCGATCGAACTGACAGACAAGGAGCATTTCGGGTATTGGGAAGTGCGCGGTTATGATAACGATGCTTGGGTGCCGCTGGGCAAGGACGGAAGGCCGGTCTAG
- a CDS encoding stalk domain-containing protein, translating to MNRMAKVMFGSVVALMLVTPGWAAAEEMKPSVNYGKADMMMKDGMEFVALRTAAESLGYTVVWNGEDQSVTLTLGKMTGDKIMDGKMADKTMNDKMNEEMGGKMSEGKMVDGAMGDNMQGGKMERSKMMSDMTYSVKIRIGSKTIMAGMKEIMLSSAPMIVDDKTYVPKDLIEMYLASPPATMK from the coding sequence ATGAATCGGATGGCTAAAGTGATGTTTGGTTCCGTTGTAGCACTGATGCTGGTTACTCCGGGATGGGCGGCGGCCGAGGAGATGAAGCCGTCGGTGAATTACGGCAAAGCCGACATGATGATGAAAGACGGGATGGAGTTTGTCGCGCTCAGAACGGCTGCCGAGTCTCTCGGCTATACGGTGGTTTGGAACGGAGAGGATCAGTCGGTTACGCTGACCTTGGGCAAAATGACGGGCGATAAGATCATGGACGGGAAGATGGCTGATAAAACGATGAACGACAAAATGAACGAAGAGATGGGCGGAAAAATGTCTGAAGGCAAGATGGTCGATGGTGCCATGGGCGACAACATGCAGGGCGGAAAAATGGAAAGGAGCAAGATGATGTCCGACATGACCTATTCCGTCAAGATCAGGATCGGCAGCAAGACGATCATGGCCGGGATGAAGGAAATCATGCTGTCATCAGCCCCGATGATCGTTGATGACAAAACGTATGTGCCAAAGGATCTGATCGAGATGTACCTGGCGTCGCCCCCGGCGACGATGAAGTAA
- a CDS encoding sensor histidine kinase, whose amino-acid sequence MKLRSYLLIASTVSLTIILVSLFVCYRYMLLEWNEVMLLGSVTIGAAAVSLVVHFILTRPLETSIRAMSEEASRIAGGHFEGQVPLTGPQEFRQLAARFNQMSAELQISFERLHASESSRRELVANVSHDLRTPMTSIQSFVEALEDDIIQDKETFERYLQTIRLETKRLSRLIDELFELSRLQAGSLEWAPEPCHVDSLIIEALQSHAIQFEEKMLKVSANVLDGVPQVLVMPFEIKRVLANLLENAIMHTPIGETLTVEAKPAAKSGYVRISVSDQGKGVPESDRERIFERFYRVDAARTRKSGGAGLGLAIAKSIVERHGGEIGVEREEPRGSRFWFTVPQA is encoded by the coding sequence ATGAAGCTGCGTTCATATTTGCTAATTGCCAGTACGGTCAGCCTGACCATTATTTTGGTCAGCTTGTTTGTTTGTTACCGGTATATGCTGCTGGAGTGGAACGAGGTTATGCTGCTTGGGAGCGTAACCATAGGAGCAGCAGCCGTTTCGCTGGTGGTGCATTTTATACTGACGAGGCCTCTGGAAACGTCTATTCGGGCGATGTCGGAAGAGGCGTCGCGTATCGCCGGAGGCCATTTCGAAGGGCAAGTGCCGCTAACGGGACCGCAGGAGTTTCGCCAATTGGCGGCGCGCTTCAACCAGATGTCCGCCGAACTGCAGATCAGCTTTGAACGGCTGCATGCGTCGGAATCGTCCCGGCGTGAGCTCGTTGCAAACGTATCGCATGATTTGCGTACGCCGATGACTTCGATCCAATCGTTTGTAGAAGCGCTGGAGGACGACATCATCCAGGACAAAGAGACGTTTGAGCGTTACCTTCAGACGATTCGCCTGGAAACGAAGCGGCTGAGCCGGCTGATCGACGAGCTGTTCGAGCTTTCGCGGCTTCAGGCGGGTAGCTTGGAATGGGCTCCCGAGCCATGTCATGTCGATAGCCTCATTATTGAAGCACTGCAGAGCCATGCGATTCAATTCGAGGAGAAGATGCTGAAGGTATCGGCGAACGTACTGGACGGTGTGCCTCAGGTGCTCGTCATGCCATTTGAGATCAAGCGGGTGCTGGCCAATTTGCTGGAAAACGCGATCATGCATACGCCGATAGGGGAAACGCTGACGGTAGAGGCGAAACCGGCAGCCAAAAGCGGATATGTGCGCATTTCGGTTAGCGATCAAGGAAAGGGGGTGCCGGAGTCCGACCGGGAACGCATCTTTGAAAGGTTTTACCGGGTGGATGCCGCCAGGACCCGTAAGAGCGGCGGAGCCGGCCTCGGTCTTGCCATCGCCAAATCGATCGTTGAGCGGCATGGCGGAGAAATTGGCGTCGAAAGAGAAGAGCCGCGGGGCAGCCGATTTTGGTTTACCGTTCCGCAGGCATGA
- a CDS encoding response regulator transcription factor yields MQVAYKILVADDEANITDVCARYLEREGYRVIAASDGEEALREWRKQSPDLIVLDVMMPGKSGFEVCEEIRNEQEVPIIILTARGEEIDRIMGLTLGADDYLTKPFSPRELVLRVKSILRRSARPLSGGSAENGPEAAALRFGALEIHPLSRTVKRDSQEIELTVKEFELLYLLASHSEQVFSRNQLLEKIWDTDYYGDTTTVTVHIRRLREKIEPLPSQPMFIKTVWGIGYKFEGRESR; encoded by the coding sequence ATGCAGGTGGCTTATAAAATTTTGGTGGCTGACGATGAGGCGAACATTACCGATGTGTGCGCCAGATATTTGGAACGGGAAGGCTATCGGGTCATTGCAGCGTCCGACGGCGAAGAAGCGCTGCGGGAATGGAGGAAGCAATCGCCCGATCTGATCGTACTCGATGTGATGATGCCGGGTAAATCCGGCTTTGAGGTATGTGAGGAAATCCGCAATGAGCAGGAGGTTCCGATCATTATACTCACGGCTCGCGGAGAAGAAATCGACCGCATTATGGGACTGACGCTAGGGGCGGACGATTATTTGACCAAACCTTTCAGCCCGAGGGAGCTGGTGCTGCGGGTCAAGTCGATTTTGCGGCGCTCTGCGCGGCCCCTTTCCGGCGGATCTGCAGAAAACGGGCCGGAAGCGGCCGCTCTTCGCTTCGGGGCGCTGGAAATTCACCCGCTAAGCCGGACGGTGAAGCGCGATAGCCAAGAGATTGAGTTGACGGTGAAGGAGTTTGAACTGCTGTATTTGCTTGCGAGTCATTCCGAACAAGTCTTTTCCCGCAATCAGCTGCTCGAAAAAATATGGGATACCGACTACTACGGCGATACGACGACGGTGACCGTTCATATCCGCAGGCTGCGCGAAAAAATAGAACCTCTCCCGTCACAGCCGATGTTCATTAAAACAGTATGGGGCATCGGCTACAAATTCGAGGGCAGGGAATCCCGATGA
- a CDS encoding pyruvate, water dikinase regulatory protein has protein sequence MSKHSYEITICSDSVGETAEAVVRATIRQFDAHQVRTKRIGHIKNEDEIRAIMEEVARTGGFVAYTLVQPELREMMKEEAIRLGVRAVDIMGPMMQAFIDTFNDSPKRQPGLLHQLDEDYFRRVEAIEFAVKCDDGRDTSALLKADILLVGISRTSKTPLSIFLAHKGLKVSNLPLVPEVKVPKELFLVPGERIFGLTMDPEHLLKIRTERLRTVGLPYGAKYATLERISEELDYAHGLMKQVGCLIINVTDKAIEETAGIIMSHIK, from the coding sequence ATGAGCAAGCACAGTTACGAAATTACGATATGCTCCGACTCGGTGGGGGAAACGGCCGAAGCGGTTGTCCGGGCTACGATCCGGCAGTTCGACGCGCACCAGGTCAGGACGAAGCGGATCGGCCATATCAAAAACGAGGATGAAATTCGGGCCATCATGGAGGAAGTGGCGAGAACCGGCGGGTTCGTCGCCTATACGCTCGTCCAGCCCGAGCTGCGCGAGATGATGAAAGAGGAAGCGATCCGCCTCGGCGTTCGTGCGGTCGATATTATGGGGCCGATGATGCAGGCGTTCATCGACACGTTTAACGATTCGCCGAAGCGCCAGCCGGGGCTGCTTCACCAGCTCGACGAAGATTATTTCCGCCGCGTCGAAGCGATCGAATTTGCCGTCAAATGCGATGACGGGCGCGATACGAGCGCGCTGCTGAAAGCGGACATTTTGCTCGTCGGCATATCGCGCACGTCGAAGACGCCGCTCAGCATTTTTTTGGCGCATAAAGGGCTTAAGGTATCGAACCTGCCTCTCGTGCCGGAAGTGAAGGTGCCGAAAGAGCTGTTTCTCGTTCCGGGCGAGCGCATCTTCGGACTTACGATGGATCCGGAGCATCTGCTCAAAATACGGACCGAACGGCTGCGGACCGTAGGGCTCCCCTATGGGGCCAAGTACGCGACGCTGGAGCGCATATCGGAAGAGCTCGACTATGCGCACGGGCTCATGAAGCAAGTCGGATGTTTGATCATCAACGTGACGGATAAGGCGATAGAAGAAACGGCCGGCATTATTATGAGTCATATTAAATAA